The Oncorhynchus masou masou isolate Uvic2021 chromosome 6, UVic_Omas_1.1, whole genome shotgun sequence genome has a window encoding:
- the LOC135541923 gene encoding coiled-coil domain-containing protein 174-like — protein MDKKKKQYAVTASSLVDLKAELYRKQEQFKHEKLGQDAGTSTKAPKSKKPNVWSKQNEGVSERAQKDVELVAEEENNLDRAKRKLEEKAKLYEQMTKGDFLDEETEGLFLVDFTQKIIDKKRENHAQRESEREDRESSSPIPPPENPGEEWVDYVDALGRSRRCMKKDLPGFKKMDKDFQGKRLDPAEKDLLSEDMRRELQRQEWEREEEEAMNRPVGPIHYENIREQEARELGVGYFAFSQDQEQRRKQRETLDMLRDQTTDQRSKRDQLKEKRKTLLDARLAKVRQRKMKKAKLDGTEDDQGDEHSQEGKEDLIGPLPPSVGAPEEAPALKKVVVEIQERRDTKPGVPHVREWDRGKVDFFGEWTSRRRDERESEFAPPSAYSNNKRQSYGKEAKREKDKPKMAFNWSEGQGGGRKVPQDNPKSTPVSQPQSRSTPIPQPSTPVPSQPQPTPSPAQPQNTVHLQNTPAPPEPQFPPNPHLSTPPPNSPNPNIYHHLHHHKHTLSLITHFIPNLHIYPFIPSIPLHLTSSMEPHLTTTLNTPHSIHPSHKLNPSPPLRPSPSLRPSPPPRAWMTCCPSTRIILDPHRHVSHR, from the exons ATGGATAAAAAGAAAAAGCAATATGCCGTGACTGCTTCATCT CTGGTTGATCTCAAAGCTGAACTCTATAGGAAACAAGAGCAATTCAAACATGAAAAATTGGGGCAAGATGCTGGAACTAGTACCAAAGCCCCCAAAAGCAAG AAACCTAATGTATGGAGCAAACAGAATGAGGGTGTTTCAGAGCGGGCACAGAAAGATGTGGAACTGGTGGCAGAGGAAGAGAACAACCTTGACAGGGCAAA GCGCAAGCTAGAGGAGAAGGCAAAACTGTATGAGCAGATGACCAAAGGAGACTTTCTTG ATGAGGAGACAGAGGGACTTTTTCTGGTGGATTTCACCCAGAAGATTATtgacaagaagagagagaatCATGCCcaacgagagagtgagagagaggatagagagagctcCTCCCCCATCCCACCCCCTGAGAACCCAGGCGAGGAATG GGTGGACTATGTAGATGCTTTGGGACGATCTCGGAGATGCATGAAGAAAGACCTACCAGGGTTCAAGAAAATGGACAAAGACTTTCAGGGAAAAAG ACTTGATCCGGCTGAGAAGGACCTGCTGTCAGAGGACATGCGTAGAGAGCTTCAAAGgcaggagtgggagagggaggaggaggaggccatGAACAGACCTGTGGGTCCAATCCACTATGAGAACATCAGGGAGCAAG AGGCCCGTGAGCTGGGTGTGGGCTACTTTGCATTCTCTCAGGACCAGGAGCAgcgcaggaaacagagagagaccctGGACATGCTCAGAGACCAG ACAACAGACCAGCGCAGTAAGAGGGACCAGCTGAAGGAGAAGAGAAAAACTCTGCTGGATGCTCGGCTGGCCAAGGTGAGGCAGAGGAAGATGAAGAAGGCCAAGCTGGACGGAACTGAggatgaccagggagatgaaCACAGCCAAG AAGGGAAGGAGGACCTGATTGGGCCCCTACCCCCATCAGTTGGAGCACCTGAAGAGGCCCCTGCATTGAagaaggtggtggtggagatCCAGGAGAGGAGGGACACCAAGCCAGGAGTACCCCATGTCAGAGAGTGGGACAGGGGCAAAG TGGACTTTTTTGGCGAGTGGACGAGTCGGCGGCGGGATGAGAGGGAGTCGGAATTCGCCCCTCCCTCTGCGTACAGCAATAATAAAAGACAGAGCTATGGGAAAGAGGCCAAACGTGAGAAGGACAAACCCAAAATGGCCTTCAACTGGTCAGAGGGGCAGGGTGGAGGGCGCAAGGTGCCCCAGGACAACCCCAAAAGTACTCCTGTATCCCAGCCTCAGTCCAGAAGTACTCCTATACCTCAGCCAAGTACCCCTGTACCCTCACAACCTCAACCCACACCATCCCCTGCTCAGCCCCAAAACACTGTCCATCTCCAAAATACACCTGCACCTCCAGAACCTCAGTTCCCCCCCAACCCCCACCTCAGTACCCCCCctcccaacagccccaaccccaatatataccaccacctccaccaccacaaaCACACCCTCAGTTTGATTACCCATTTCATCCCCAATTTGCACATCTACCCTTTCATCCCCAGTATCCCACTCCACCTCACCTCCAGTATGGAGCCCCACCTCACTACCACCCTCAATACACCCCACAGTATCCACCCCAGCCACAAACTCAACCCCAGCCCCCCCCTCAGACCCAGCCCCTCTCTCAGACCCAGCCCCCCTCCCAGAGCCTGGATGACATGCTGTCCTTCTACAAGAATTATTCTTGATCCTCACAGACATGTCTCacacaggtga